The following proteins are co-located in the Psilocybe cubensis strain MGC-MH-2018 chromosome 5, whole genome shotgun sequence genome:
- a CDS encoding ABC multidrug transporter atrD, with protein MAKSDTSHEDEKAIEPDVKLVTKRRGLFGHKAVNSDAVLEKDKSSVNTVGDDEKKPEAPPISFFQLFRYSTKLEIFLNCIGIVAAVAAGAAQPLMTLLFGRLTEDFVSFTQVVNQANNHVPGAAERIPEVAAHFRQAAAKNASYLVYIGVGMFVCTHIFMHIWIYTGEANARRIRELYLKAVLRQDIAFFDHVGPGEVATRIQTDTHLVQQGISEKVALVANFAGAFVAGFALAFAKSWRLALAVSSILPCIAVAGTVLTVFAVRYKQNSLKHVAQGGSFAEEVISTVRTAQAFGTQNILAALYSVDIQKALKVDMKASVANGGSLGAFFFILYAAYGLAFSFGTTLVNQGHITGGAAINVFMSILIGSISLALLSPELQAVNNGRGAAAKLFETIDRIPSIDSANPGGLKPERVEGEITLEDVRFSYPSRPTIEVAKGLSITFRAGKTSALVGASGSGKSTIVSLVERFYDPTSGSVKLDGNDLKTLNVKWLRSQIGLVSQEPTLFGTTVKENVAHGLIGTKFEHASDEEKDVLIKEACIKANADGFISQLPLGYDTFVGERGLLLSGGQKQRVAIARAIVSDPRVLLLDEATSALDTQSEGVVQDALDKASAGRTTITIAHRLSTVKDADTIFVMGDGLVLESGNHEELLQKGGAYMRLVEAQKLREGEEKADSEQDDDKSEKAMHKEIPLARKNTNHSLASDILGQRKMVAKEDDEDDGRGLMFIFRRMAILGQDQWFNYCLGAIAAIMTGMVNPAFGLVFAKGIDAFSLTDNAARRHEGDRTALWLFIIAILSCMSITAQNLYFGSAAASLTARLRNLSFKAILRQDIAFFDKDENSTGSLVGQLSENPQKVEGLAGVTLGAFVQTFSTLITGSLLGLIFVWKIGLVGIACTPALVTVGYIRLRVVVLKDQVNKRAHEDSAQLACEAAGAIRTVASLTREDDCLRIYSESLEEPMRKSNRSAIWSSALYGFTQALSFFVIALVFWYGSRLVSTLEVSLFHFFVGLMSTTFSAIQSGNLFSFVPDVSSARSAGLDILKLLDTVPDIDAESDSGTHVDSKAIEGHIRFEDVHFRYPTRPGVRVLRGLSLDVKPGTYIALVGASGSGKSTTIQLMERFYDPLAGEVYLDGQKISELNVQDYRKHLALVSQEPTLYSGTIRFNILLGAIKPQSEVTQEELENACRDANILDFIQSLPQGFDTEVGGKGSQLSGGQKQRIAIARALLRNPKVLLLDEATSALDSTSEKVVQAALDQAAKGRTTIAIAHRLSTIQNADKIYFIKEGRVSESGTHDELIAQRGDYYEFVLLQGLNSFLRLVFNFKSPHRRPKMSARQQFLPGSGTHFTPDPENPLHASSQAAAEPTKKESFLGSGGMLNGNSDDIFSRQRSGTNGLSGLTKKRSHPSNTMDSAPKNAHLRPGTADPYSKAYQNLNSNFSRARVPLVAPTPQVNYPSSLLFRSSSSNAFKVPTFVDNGNNSTKSVDNDAHISASDGSTANDASMKAETSSMLDRELVDDGSMSFSDIKFIPGSHQAGPRRIPIDDRTNNVTISLTGHEINSDGRIRAVNDRKRSRDEADIDDGEYAYENPLKRFRPLQNERNTNENRSVANASPRTKRPSSGLSRSGERRNLDMEAHRSPISQRVAYSASQSRHFSGSPPQPNTHAFHSSHLEDHQPEEMKPFTKLLGQDPDLYLTQHMKVYDDLVNKWTNCTMEEWVAGANEVASKYYKILDYVSQGACQLRLYGCLHETVNKHNLVLKDRDNVLVAAKKKLVEESGSVLGR; from the exons ATGGCAAAGTCGGACACTAGCCATGAAGACGAGAAGGCTATCGAGCCTGATGTGAAGCTGGTAACAAAAAGGAGAGGATTGTTTGGTCACAAAGCAGTCAATAGTGATGCCGTACTGGAGAAAGACAAATCCTCAGTGAATACAGTTGGCGATGACGAGAAGAAGCCAGAGGCGCCCCCTATATCATTCTTTCAACTTTTCCG ATATTCAACCAAGCTCGAAATTTTCCTCAATTGTATTGGGATTGTAGCAGCCGTTGCTGCTGGTGCCGCCCAG CCATTGATGACCTTGCTTTTCGGAAGATTAACGGAGGATTTTGTGAGCTTTACGCAGGTAGTTAACCAAGCAAATAACCACGTTCCTGGGGCGGCGGAAAGGATACCTGAAGTCGCCGCTCACTTTCGTCAGGCTGCTGCCAAAAATGCAAGCTATTTGGTGTACATTG GCGTTGGCATGTTTGTGTGCACCCACATTTTTATGCACATATGGATATACACAGGAGAAGCCAACGCCAGGCGAATTCGAGAATTGTACCTTAAAGCAGTATTGCGTCAGGATATCGCGTTTTTTGATCATGTAGGGCCGGGAGAGGTCGCCACTCGGATTCAAACAGATACCC ACCTAGTGCAACAAGGCATATCTGAGAAGGTTGCCCTAGTAGCTAATTTTGCCGGAGCCTTTGTGGCTGGCTTTGCGTTGGCCTTCGCAAAATCATGGCGTTTAGCTCTCGCTGTGAGCTCCATTTTACCATGCATTGCAGTGGCGGGAACAGTGTTAACCGTTTTCGCTGTGAGGTACAAGCA AAATTCGCTGAAGCACGTTGCACAAGGAGGGAGCTTCGCGGAAGAAGTCATATCCACTGTTAGAACTGCACAGGCCTTTGGAACTCAAAACATCCTGGCAGCTCTATATAGCGTGGACATACAGAAAGCGCTAAAGGTTGACATGAAAGCTTCTGTTGCAAATGGAGGTAGTCTCGGTGCATTCTTCTTTATTCTTTATGCTGCATATGGACTGG CATTCAGTTTCGGAACTACACTGGTCAACCAGGGTCACA TCACTGGAGGAGCTGCAATTAATGTGTTCATGTCTATTTTAATCGGCTCGATTTCTCTTGCATTACTCTCCCCAGAGTTGCAGG CGGTTAATAATGGACGAGGTGCCGCAGCGAAACTGTTTGAAACCATCGACAGAATTCCCAGTATCGATTCGGCAAATCCCGGTGGACTAAAACCCGAGCGAGTGGAAGGTGAAATCACTCTTGAAGATGTTCGATTCAGTTACCCTTCACGCCCGACCATTGAGGTCGCCAAAGGACTTTCCATCACATTCAGAGCTGGAAAGACTTCCGCTCTGGTCGGTGCCTCTGGCTCGGGGAAGTCTACCATTGTCTCCTTGGTTGAACGATTCTACGATCCTACAAGTGGATCTGTCAAACTCGATGGCAATGACCTCAAAACCCTCAACGTCAAATGGCTTCGCTCACAAATTGGACTGGTGTCCCAGGAACCCACTCTGTTTGGCACTACCGTGAAAGAAAACGTTGCGCACGGGCTAATCGGCACCAAATTCGAGCATGCTTCCGACGAGGAGAAAGACGTTCTCATCAAGGAAGCGTGTATCAAGGCCAACGCTGATGGATTTATCTCGCAGCTTCCTCTCGGTTACGACACATTTGTGGGTGAACGTGGATTGCTTCTGTCTGGTGGTCAGAAACAGCGTGTCGCTATCGCCCGAGCCATTGTCTCTGATCCCagggtgttgttgttggatgaAGCGACCAGTGCCTTAGACACGCAATCTGAAGGGGTTGTACAGGACGCTTTGGATAAAGCTTCTGCAG GCCGAACGACTATCACCATTGCGCATCGACTTTCGACCGTCAAAGATGCGGACACAATCTTCGTCATGGGAGATGGCCTTGTTTTGGAATCAGGAAATCACGAAGAGCTACTCCAGAAGGGAGGCGCCTACATGCGCCTCGTAGAGGCCCAGAAGCTCcgtgaaggtgaagaaaaGGCAGACTCGGAGCAGGACGATGATAAATCAGAAAAAGCCATGCACAAAGAGATTCCCCTGGCTCGTAAAAATACCAACCATTCTTTGGCGAGCGATATTCTTGGACAAAGGAAGATGGTGGCAAaggaagatgacgaggacgatggtCGCGGACTGATGTTCATATTCCGACGCATGGCAATACTTGGCCAAGACCAATGGTTCAACTATTGCCTGGGTGCAATCGCTGCTATCA TGACTGGAATGGTCAACCCGGCGTTCGGACTTGTTTTTGCGAAGGGTATCGATGCATTCTCATTGACCGATAATGCCGCCAGAAGGCACGAAGGAGATAGAACTGCGCTTTG GCTGTTCATTATCGCCATCCTGTCGTGCATGTCAATCACCGCCCAGAATCTCTACTTCGGTTCTGCTGCAGCCAGCTTGACGGCTCGCCTCCGCAATCTCAGTTTCAAAGCCATCCTGAGGCAGGATA TTGCTTTCTTTGACAAGGACGAAAATAGC ACCGGTAGCTTGGTGGGACAACTAAGTGAAAATCCACAGAAAGTCGAGGGTCTCGCGGGAGTTACATTAGGCGCATTTGTGCAGACATTTTCGACGCTAATCACAGGATCTTTGCTGGGGCTTATCTTTGTTTGGAAAATCGGCCTCGTTGGAATTG CGTGTACTCCGGCTCTCGTCACGGTTGGATATATTCGTCTG CGAGTTGTCGTATTGAAAGATCAGGTGAACAAGAGGGCCCATGAAGATTCCGCTCAATTGGCCTGTGAGGCCGCTGGAGCTATTAGGACAGTTGCGTCGTTGACAAGGGAGGATGACTGTCTACGGATATACAGCGAAAGTCTGGAGGAGCCCATGCGCAAATCAAACAGGTCGGCAATTTGGAGTAGTGCGCTGTATGGGTTCACACAGGCACTCAGCTTCTTCGTGATTGCCCTTGTCTTCTGGTATGGTTCACGACTTGTTTCGACGTTGGAAGTCAGCctgttccatttctttgTTGGTCTGATG AGCACGACTTTCAGTGCCATCCAGTCGGGCAATCTGTTCTCCTTTGTCCCCGACGTGTCTTCAGCGAGAAGCGCTGGCTTAGACATCCTAAAGCTCCTTGACACTGTTCCAGATATCGACGCCGAGTCTGATAGCGGCACTCACGTCGACAGCAAAGCTATCGAGGGCCATATCCGTTTCGAAGACGTTCACTTCCGATATCCCACACGCCCCGGTGTTCGTGTTCTACGTGGGCTCTCACTCGACGTCAAACCAGGAACATACATTGCTCTAGTTGGTGCCAGTGGTTCGGGGAAAAGTACTAC CATTCAACTGATGGAAAGATTTTACGATCCCCTGGCTGGAGAAGTCTAC CTGGACGGCCAAAAAATATCTGAGTTGAATGTTCAAGACTATCGCAAACATTTGGCGCTGGTTTCCCAAGAGCCGACTCTGTACTCTGGCACCATTAGGTTTAACATCCTTCTTGGAGCTATTAAACCACAGTCCGAAGTTACACAGGAGGAGTTGGAAAATGCGTGTCGCGATGCCAACATTCTTGATTTCATTCAGAGCCTCCCTCA AGGATTTGATACCGAGGTTGGAGGGAAAGGTTCACAGCTATCTGGCGGTCAAAAGC AACGGATTGCCATTGCTCGTGCTCTTTTGCGAAATCCAAAAGTTCTGTTGCTGGACGAA GCGACATCTGCGCTTGATTCGACTTCTGAGAAAGTCGTTCAAGCTGCTTTGGATCAGGCAGCTAAAGGGCGAACAACCATCGCCATTGCTCACCGACTATCCACAATCCAGAACGCTGATAAGAT TTACTTCATCAAGGAAGGTCGTGTAAGCGAATCCGGAACACACGATGAATTGATAGCCCAGAGAGGAGATTACTATGAATTCGTCCTCCTTCAAGGACTCA ACTCATTCCTTCGCCTTGTTTTCAACTTTAAATCACCACACAGAAGACCCAAAATGAGCGCACGGCAACAATTCCTCCCTGGATCGGGTACTCACTTCACCCCCGACCCAGAAAATCCGCTGCATGCATCTTCGCAGGCAGCTGCAGAGCCAACGAAAAAGGAATCGTTTCTTGGATCTGGTGGAATGTTGAACGGTAACAGCGACGATATATTCTCTCGCCAACGGTCTGGTACAAATGGTCTTAGCGGCCTCACGAAAAAAAGGTCTCATCCTTCCAATACCATGGATTCAGCGCCGAAGAACGCACATTTACGACCTGGAACGGCGGATCCGTATTCAAAGGCATATCAAAATTTGAATTCAAACTTCTCAAGGGCTCGTGTACCGTTAGTGGCTCCTACGCCACAAGTCAACTACCCCTCGTCTCTGCTATTTCGCAGCTCCTCTTCTAATGCATTCAAAGTCCCTACTTTTGTCGACAATGGCAACAATAGTACTAAATCTGTCGATAACgacgcgcatatatctgCTTCAGATGGCTCTACCGCCAATGATGCTTCCATGAAAGCCGAAACTTCCTCTATGCTGGATCGTGAACTCGTGGACGATGGTTCGATGTCTTTTTCTGATATAAAATTTATTCCAGGATCCCATCAAGCTGGACCGAGGCGGATACCCATCGATGATCGCACCAACAATGTCACTATCTCTTTGACTGGTCACGAAATTAATTCGGATGGTAGAATCAGGGCGGTAAATGATCGAAAACGTAGTCGAGATGAAGCGGACATCGATGACGGAGAGTACGCATACGAAAACCCTCTGAAACGCTTCAGGCCCCTGCAGAACGAACGTAACACTAATGAAAAT AGAAGTGTTGCGAATGCCTCTCCTCGTACTAAGCGACCCAGTTCTGGTCTTTCTCGCTCAGGGGAACGTCGCAACCTTGATATGGAGGCTCACAGGAGTCCCATCTCCCAACGTGTTGCTTACTCTGCTTCGCAGTCTCGCCACTTCTCTGGCTCACCCCCTCAACCTAACACGCATGCTTTTCATTCATCCCATCTCGAAGATCATCAACCAGAGGAGATGAAGCCATTCACTAAGCTCCTTGGTCAGGACCCAGATTTATACCTAACGCAGCATATGAAAGTTTACGATGATTTGGTAAACAAATGGACCAATTGTACTATGGAAGAATGGGTAGCAGGCGCAAACG AAGTCGCCTCGAAGTATTATAAAATCTTGGACTACGTGA GTCAAGGAGCATGTCAG CTCAGGTTATATGGCTGCTTGCACGAAACTGTCAACAAACATAATCTTGTTCTGAAAGACAGAGACAATGTTCTGGTGGCTGCGAAGAAGAAACTGGTTGAAGAAAGTGGATCTGTTCTAGGAAGATGA
- a CDS encoding putative transporter (putative transporter C460.05), with protein MKHNVAEKDPSYSLDAIVDEIPLDNFNKGAQDEALGILSLDSTKRHYSAQEDARLLRKIDRHIMPIIFFIYFLQLVDKQILSFSSVFGLSRDADLVGDDYSLLGSIVYIAQLVMQPLSSYLLVKFRLSIYVPLIVTCWGATLLCMTAAKNFVGLLIARFFLGAFEASVQASFILVIQFWYRRKEQGFRLAAMYSNLGWVNVFGSLIMFGIAHIKTGVLFTYQIVFLLLGAITFIVGLISFRVFPDNPVKSDFLSAEEKVMAVEYPKGAKSKGSAFGQTSKV; from the exons ATGAAGCATAACGTTGCAGAGAAGGATCCGTCCTATTCTTTGGACGCGATCGTGGACGAAATTCCTCTGGACAATTTCAATAAGGGTGCACAAGACGAAGCCCTTGGAATCTTGTCTCTTGATAGTACAAAGCGTCATTATAGTGCTCAAGAAGATGCTCGCCTCCTCCGCAAGATAGATCGGCA CATTATGCCAATTATCTTCTTTATTTACTTTTTACAAT TGGTCGATAAACAAATTCTCTCATTTTCCTCCGTTTTTGGACTTTCCAGAGATGCAGATCTTGTTGGGGACGATTATTCTCTGTTGGGATCTATCGTATA TATCGCCCAGCTCGTTATGCAGCCGCTTTCCTCCTATCTTCTCGTCAAATTCAGACTATCAATATATGTCCCGCTGATCGTGACTTGTTGGGGAGCGACTCTGTTGTGTATGACCGCTGCTAAAAATTTCGTTGGCCTCCTTATCGCTCGATTCTTT CTTGGAGCATTTGAAGCTTCTGTCCAAGCTTCTTTCATTCTTGTCATCCAATTCTGGTATCGCAGAAAGGAACAGGGATTTCGTTTGGCTG CAATGTACTCGAACCTGGGATGGGTGAACGTATTCGGGAGTCTCATCATGTTTGGCATTGCTCATATTAAAACCGGCGTTTTATTCACATACCAAATCGTCTTTCTTCTACTCGGAGCAATTACCTTCATAGTAGGGTTAATTTC GTTTCGCGTGTTCCCAGATAACCCCGTAAAAAGCGACTTTCTCAGTGCCGAGGAAAAGGTCATGGCCGTTGAG TACCCCAAAGGCGCTAAAAGTAAAGGCAGCGCATTCGGGCAAACCAGCAAGGTTTAG
- a CDS encoding Protein phosphatase methylesterase 1, with protein sequence MSDLYRSAISARASKLPQSPPLQHSANTKHVGEECKEDDDIIGDLPGSGLGPPAMQRVPNPDFAPISASGFFQEALQVDIPDRKLDCRLYYTPPKFKDGTVMVCHHGAGYSGLSFACFAKEVTEMTKGECGILSLDARRHGKTTSTNEDGGDLSIEVLVADFCAIMQTVFKLPEFAPTLLLIGHSMGGSVVVRSCPKLLDAKYRIAGVAVLDVVEGTKILLNARPDGFDSMEEAIEWHVSTNTILNVLSARVSIPSIIQFKEGAIPPYQWRTTLRSTAPYWLSWFKGLSTNFLSTRAARLLVLAGTDRLDKELMIGQMQGKFQQTVVPGVGHMLHEDDPTRIAEILVEFWKRNERVLVGVKKVGEL encoded by the exons ATGTCTGATCTATATCGGTCTGCGATAAGCGCCCGAGCTTCAAAGCTTCCACAATCTCCACCGCTCCAACACTCCGCAAACACAAAGCATGTAGGAGAGGAGTGtaaagaggatgatgatatTATAGGCGATCTACCAGGTAGTGGTCTAGGACCTCCAGCTATGCAA CGCGTACCAAACCCTGATTTTGCTCCTATATCTGCATCGGGATTCTTCCAGGAGGCTTTGCAGGTCGATATACCTGACAGAAAGCTTGATTGTCGCTTGTACTACACTCCTCCCAAATTTAAAGATGGCACAGTCATGGTTTGCCATCACGGGGCCGGGTATTCTGGACTGAGCTTTGCGTGTTTCGCGAAAGAGGTCACTGAAATGACAAAAGGGGAATGTGGAATTCTTTCTCTCGACGCTCGACGACACG GAAAAACGACCTCAACGAACGAGGACGGTGGCGATCTATCCATTGAGGTCTTGGTGGCCGATTTCTGTGCCATCATGCAAACTGTATTCAAATTGCCGGAGTTTGCCCCCACGCTACTA CTTATTGGCCATAGTATGGGTGGTTCAGTGGTTGTTAGAAGCTGCCCTAAGCTTCTGGATGCAAAGTATCGAATTGCTGGAGTTGCGGTATTGGACGTCGTCGAAGGCACGAAAAT CCTCCTCAATGCTCGGCCAGATGGATTTGATAGCATGGAGGAAGCAATTGAATGGCA CGTCTCAACGAACACAATTCTCAACGTATTATCGGCTCGGGTATCCATTCCGTCTATCATCCAGTTCAAAGAAGGAGCAATACCCCCATATCAGTGGCGCACTACTTTACGATCAACGGCTCCCTATTGGCTGA GTTGGTTCAAAGGACTGTCAACTAATTTCCTATCGACTCGTGCAGCTCGGTTACTTGTTCTAGCGGGTACAGATCGTCTTGACAAGGAATTGATGATCGGCCAAATGCAAGGTAAATTCCAGCAGACTGTGGTCCCAGGAGTTGGTCATATGCTACATGAG GATGATCCAACACGAATCGCAGAGATACTGGTGGAGTTCTggaaaagaaacgaaaggGTACTGGTCGGGGTGAAGAAAGTTGGAGAACTCTGA
- a CDS encoding Transmembrane protein 53 translates to MTSSNKLHALSKGIYLLNPAKTAIANEPKIILLFSWMGGRLTHLAKYSNTYNELYPGATQIIVRSEPSFFWSSQASRKRYLEPAVEALEALGGLVPVSKTAKSALSMDPSPSILVHAFSNGGASQLTTLGEIISSRGIPSSSLPVSALVLDSCPGDGGAEGTILAFSSSVSNPLVRGIIKFLIRFLYFYVSLQRKIFRSSSETVLDKMKARLNEQRVLPWFDKSTPRLYLYSTADKLIPYREIEAHAQRGKQSGFTVTLERFDNSPHVAHAKMHPERYWAAIQRLWDSAAESRSQTADHP, encoded by the exons ATGACTTCTAGTAATAAATTGCATGCATTGAGCAAAGGAATATACTTGCTCAACCCTGCCAAAACTGCAATAGCGAATGAACCAAA GATTATTCTGCTGTTCTCCTGGA TGGGTGGCCGATTGACGCATCTAGCCAAGTACTCAAATACATATAATGAACTTTATCCGGGAGCCACACAAATAATAGTCAGGTCTGAACCTTCGTTCTTCTGGAGCTCACAAGCTTCGAGA AAAAGATATCTTGAGCCGGCCGTGGAAGCTCTCGAAGCTCTGGGAGGCCTTGTTCCTGTGTCAAAAACGGCAAAGAGTGCACTGTCGATGGATCCTTCACCAAGTATCCTTGTTCATGCATTTTCCAATG GTGGCGCATCACAACTTACCACTCTCGGAGAGATCATTTCATCTCGTGGTATTCCATCGTCCAGTTTGCCTGTATCAGCCCTTGTCCTGGATTCATGTCCTGGAGACGGGGGTGCTGAAGGGACCATCCTAGCATTCTCAAGTTCGGTCTCTAACCCCCTCGTGAGAGGTATCATCAAGTTCCTCATACGCTTTCTCTACTTTTACGTCTCGCTCCAGCGCAAAATCTTCCGATCATCTTCCGAAACGGTGCTCGACAAGATGAAAGCACGACTTAACGAGCAACGAGTCCTGCCATGGTTTGACAAAAGTACGCCGCGCCTCTACCTGTACTCGACGGCGGACAAGCTCATCCCGTACCGTGAGATCGAGGCGCACGCACAAAGGGGTAAGCAGTCGGGCTTCACGGTCACGCTCGAGAGGTTCGACAACTCCCCCCACGTCGCGCATGCAAAGATGCACCCAGAACGGTACTGGGCCGCAATACAAAGACTGTGGGATTCTGCAGCGGAATCAAGATCACAGACCGCTGATCACCCTTAG
- a CDS encoding RNA polymerase II-associated protein 3, which yields MPAKYSHVKKRSASGLLKKEKNSPNGHHIIKDTHHSRTPNPHTDRAITQAMSAVSQLERAIARILLIRYEQDIARLFSTRLYSIALVHLPTLVMRCVTLGGPGWLAFNHDSEDIKDFFRAAISMDMRQAGERVATKSVLWSYTALRHFALSNNVSVCSKLGLHSLRLLPYYPALKAHLDALEAMPPSTFTKPPHLGSLQEGQSALEDACELKFGWVNKLAPGNTEWEGDWKPKIQYGYEKLSQTLWRVAREFDVRGYGNILREKLTTKWCDCGCSTDHLGEVCERTVREDEEESGVRLGKQREWDGRGSGIYGWETEEEEDIWEIDLDFGGLDPEECAGGVDAEMTIGEMMEWRYLRAEKEKEKGNAAYRKGDYEEAVKCYETAHGIESELPHYQLNLAAAYLKLNNWMEAENACTKALQQHRSVKGLYRRAKARIMLGRSEEAIPDLRSALRLQPTNEDAARELKALLFPLGEGDQGTSNSHPPSMDDSNPSSSKQPSSFPKAKITEDLRRLGVPEPKSTKQPPFPRTKADDRKLKITLLSGQTENGTGTGKLRKMGTSIAADLNRPQTSRPGKEKAGTTRSWKTKEMDRMRAECVTYPSWDRYLVKRVD from the exons ATGCCAGCCAAATATTCGCATGTTAAGAAACGGTCTGCGTCTGGTCTAttgaagaaggagaaaaacaGTCCGAATGGCCATCATATTATCAAGGATACCCACCATTCCCGCACGCCAAACCCTCATACCGACCGTGCCATCACGCAAGCGATGTCGGCGGTTTCTCAACTTGAACGAGCCATTGCACGCATCCTTCTCATTAGATACGAACAGGATATTGCTCGGCTTTTTTCGACGCGCCTTTACAGTATTGCTCTGGTCCATCTCCCGACTCTTGTGATGCGATGTGTCACCCTCGGCGGACCTGGGTGGTTGGCCTTCAATCATGATTCAGAAGACATCAAGGACTTTTTCCGGGCAGCGATAAGTATGGACATGCGTCAAGCAGGGGAAAGGGTAGCGACTAAAAGCGTCTTGTGGTCATATACGGCTTTGCGCCATTTC GCCCTTTCCAACAATGTTTCCGTCTGCAGCAAATTAGGACTACATTCCCTTCGTCTGCTTCCCTATTACCCTGCCTTGAAGGCACACCTTGACGCCCTTGAAGCCATGCCACCCAGTACATTTACAAAACCACCGCATCTAGGCTCTCTCCAAGAGGGACAGAGCGCTCTGGAAGACGCCTGTGAACTTAAATTTGGCTGGGTCAACAAACTTGCGCCCGGTAATACCGAATGGGAAGGAGATTGGAAACCCAAAATACAATATGGGTACGAGAAGCTTTCCCAGACATTATGGCGTGTAGCTCGCGAGTTTGACGTTCGTGGATACGGGAACATTTTGCGCGAGAAGTTGACCACCAAATGGTGCGATTGTGGTTGCTCGACAGATCATCTTGGGGAAGTTTGCGAACGCACGGTGagagaggacgaggaagagagCGGTGTGAGGCTTGGAAAGCAAAGAGAATGGGATGGACGAGGAAGTGGCATTTATGGATGGGAGaccgaggaagaagaagatatcTGGGAGATTGACTTGGATTTTGGAGGTCTCGATCCGGAAGAATGCGCTGGAGGAGTCGATGCGGAAATGACTATCGGTGAGATGATGGAATGGCGATATCTTCGTgcagagaaggagaaagagaaa GGAAATGCTGCATATCGCAAAGGCGATTATGAAGAGGCTGTTAAATGTTATGAGACAGCACACGGAATAGAGTCAGAATTGCCTCATTACCAGCTTAACCTGGCGGCTGCATACCTTAAATTGAACAA CTGGATGGAGGCAGAAAACGCTTGTACCAAGGCTTTGCAACAACATCGAAGCGTCAAAGGTCTGTACCGACGTGCGAAGGCCAGGATCATGCTTGGGCGATCCGAGGAGGCCATCCCAG ATTTGCGCTCGGCCTTGAGATTGCAACCCACTAATGAGGACGCTGCTCGTGAATTGAAAGCCCTCCTTTTCCCATTAGGTGAAGGTGACCAGGGTACCTCAAATTCTCATCCTCCCTCCATGGACGACTCGAATCCATCCTCTTCCAAGCAGCCCTCTTCCTTTCCAAAAGCAAAGATAACTGAGGATCTACGGCGACTGGGTGTTCCAGAACCAAAATCCACGAAACAACCGCCTTTTCCCAGGACGAAGGCGGATGACCGAAAGCTCAAAATCACACTGTTGTCGGGACAGACTGAAAACGGGACTGGCACCGGAAAACTTCGGAAAATGGGGACGAGCATTGCTGCAGACCTCAATCGACCCCAAACCAGCCGACCAGGCAAAGAAAAGGCTGGCACTACGCGATCCTGGAAAACGAAAGAAATGGATCGAATGAGAGCGGAATGCGTCACATACCCGAGCTGGGACAGATACCTGGTGAAGCGTGTTGACTGA